The following proteins come from a genomic window of Nitrospirota bacterium:
- the miaB gene encoding tRNA (N6-isopentenyl adenosine(37)-C2)-methylthiotransferase MiaB, protein MRKYYLVTFGCQMNVHDSEKIAGLLESEAYTEAESPRDADVIVFNTCSIREKAEQKFFSSLGRLRTLKMKKPGVKIAVAGCVAQQKADEIRERAPFVDFIVGPQNIHAFRTIIASPSAPAYKHDDTYTGDNPSITELDLPASRTDTVRAWVNIMYGCDNFCSYCIVPYTRGREKSRPSGSIISEIRALSEKGYKEVTLLGQNVNSYRSDTDFPGLLGRIDSIPGIERIRFVTSHPKDLSDDLVYAIRDFEKVCEHIHLPLQSGSTKILGLMNRNYTYDDYLRRVGFLKKEIPGIAITTDIIAGFPQEKDEDHRATLRALGEIEFDGLFAFNYSPRPGTTAATMEGHIDDALKSQRLYEILELQNGVTDRKNKTLEGTLQEILVEGSDEKERGLLTGRTRANKIVTLPSSPAIERGDRVLVKIVRAHRHSLEGAAVERS, encoded by the coding sequence ATGCGGAAGTACTATCTGGTGACCTTCGGTTGCCAGATGAATGTCCATGATTCGGAGAAGATCGCCGGGCTCCTGGAGTCCGAAGCGTATACCGAGGCGGAAAGCCCGAGAGACGCGGACGTCATCGTCTTCAACACCTGCAGCATCAGGGAGAAGGCAGAGCAGAAGTTCTTCAGCAGCCTCGGAAGGCTAAGGACGTTGAAGATGAAAAAGCCGGGCGTGAAGATCGCCGTAGCCGGCTGTGTCGCCCAGCAGAAGGCGGACGAGATACGGGAGAGGGCGCCCTTCGTCGATTTCATAGTAGGACCGCAAAACATCCATGCCTTCAGGACGATCATCGCATCGCCATCAGCTCCTGCTTATAAGCATGATGATACCTATACGGGGGACAATCCCTCGATCACCGAGCTCGATCTGCCGGCGTCGCGCACCGATACGGTCCGGGCGTGGGTAAACATCATGTACGGCTGCGACAACTTTTGCAGCTACTGCATCGTCCCCTATACCAGGGGCAGGGAGAAGAGCAGGCCGAGCGGGAGCATTATCAGCGAGATCCGGGCGCTTTCCGAGAAAGGGTATAAGGAGGTGACGCTCCTCGGGCAGAATGTGAACTCTTACCGGAGCGATACGGACTTCCCGGGCCTCCTCGGGAGAATCGACAGTATCCCGGGTATCGAACGGATCCGCTTCGTCACGTCCCATCCGAAAGACCTTTCGGATGACCTGGTCTATGCGATCAGGGACTTCGAAAAGGTCTGCGAGCATATACACCTGCCCCTTCAATCGGGCTCGACGAAGATCCTCGGGCTCATGAACCGGAACTATACCTATGACGACTACCTGAGGAGGGTCGGTTTCCTCAAGAAGGAGATACCCGGGATCGCCATAACCACGGATATCATAGCGGGGTTTCCCCAAGAGAAGGATGAGGACCATCGTGCCACGCTGAGGGCGCTCGGGGAGATCGAATTCGACGGCCTCTTTGCCTTCAACTATTCTCCGAGGCCGGGGACGACGGCTGCGACGATGGAAGGGCATATAGACGATGCCCTCAAGTCGCAGCGGCTCTACGAGATCCTCGAGCTCCAGAACGGGGTCACCGACCGAAAAAACAAGACCTTGGAAGGAACCCTGCAAGAGATACTTGTAGAAGGATCGGACGAAAAAGAGAGAGGGCTGCTCACCGGCAGAACGCGGGCGAACAAGATCGTTACGCTCCCTTCCTCTCCCGCAATCGAGCGGGGTGACCGCGTTCTCGTCAAGATCGTCAGGGCACACAGGCATTCACTCGAGGGAGCAGCGGTCGAGAGGTCATGA
- a CDS encoding proline--tRNA ligase: MRFSRMFIPTMREVPADAEAVSHKLMLRAGYVRQLAAGLYILLPLGLRVMHRINAIMREEMNAIGGQEISMPILHPAEIWQKTGRWYDIKEEMFRLKDRTDRDMCLGMTHEEIMTWLAAREIRSYRDLPQVWYQIQTKLRDEARPKSGILRTREFVMKDSYSFDTDEEGLDRNYRLHADAYHRIFGRCGLTFYQAESDTGMMGGAAAHEFMAPSPAGEDDIVLCDQCGYTANVEVARSVSRPVEDKQWPYEEVHTPQKRTVKEVSSFLSAEPACFIKSLLMMASAGPVLVLLRGDQELHEKKLTKLIGPFRQATRDEVVAILGVEAGFIGPMGHENVRIIADPALQQGTYISGANKGDYHAKGIRPGVHFNAEWHDLHVAKEGDFCPRCPEKKAPLRLERVIEIGNIFKLGTKYSVPLEAFFLDKDGQKKPIIMGSYGIGPARIAAAALEQNHDKDGIVWPRSIAPFDIELIPLGVTDARTVEVAEILYNELKAEGLAVLVDDRDERPGVKFKDADLIGIPFHVVIGEKGLKENSVEIKIRRTRETRKVPVSSLKQEVLTLLNASGI; encoded by the coding sequence ATGAGATTTTCGAGGATGTTCATTCCCACCATGAGAGAAGTTCCTGCCGATGCAGAGGCAGTGAGCCATAAGCTCATGCTGCGCGCCGGCTACGTCCGTCAGCTCGCCGCCGGACTTTATATACTCCTCCCCCTCGGATTGCGCGTTATGCACAGGATCAACGCGATCATGCGGGAGGAGATGAACGCTATCGGCGGACAGGAGATCTCGATGCCGATCCTCCACCCTGCCGAGATATGGCAGAAGACCGGCCGCTGGTACGATATCAAAGAGGAGATGTTCCGCCTCAAGGACAGGACCGACCGCGACATGTGTCTCGGTATGACCCACGAAGAGATCATGACCTGGCTCGCGGCACGCGAAATCCGCTCCTATAGAGACCTTCCCCAGGTATGGTACCAGATACAGACGAAGCTCCGGGACGAGGCGCGCCCCAAGAGCGGTATCCTGCGGACGAGAGAGTTCGTCATGAAGGACAGCTACAGCTTCGATACGGATGAGGAAGGTCTCGACCGCAATTACCGGCTCCATGCCGATGCCTATCATCGCATTTTCGGCAGGTGCGGCCTCACCTTCTACCAGGCAGAGTCGGATACGGGGATGATGGGCGGCGCTGCTGCCCATGAGTTCATGGCGCCGAGCCCTGCGGGAGAGGATGATATCGTCCTTTGCGATCAATGCGGTTATACGGCCAATGTTGAAGTGGCGCGCTCGGTCTCGCGGCCGGTCGAAGACAAGCAGTGGCCGTACGAGGAGGTCCATACTCCGCAAAAAAGAACGGTCAAGGAGGTCTCCTCCTTTCTCTCTGCCGAGCCCGCCTGCTTCATAAAAAGTCTCCTGATGATGGCGTCGGCTGGGCCGGTTCTGGTTTTACTGCGCGGTGATCAGGAGTTGCACGAAAAGAAGCTCACGAAGCTCATCGGCCCCTTCAGGCAGGCGACCAGAGATGAAGTGGTCGCCATTCTGGGGGTCGAGGCAGGGTTTATCGGCCCGATGGGGCATGAGAATGTACGTATCATCGCAGACCCCGCGTTGCAGCAGGGGACGTATATCTCGGGCGCCAACAAGGGCGATTATCATGCCAAGGGAATAAGGCCGGGAGTCCACTTCAATGCCGAATGGCACGATCTCCACGTGGCGAAGGAAGGAGATTTCTGTCCCCGGTGTCCTGAAAAAAAGGCGCCGCTCCGCCTCGAAAGGGTGATCGAGATCGGGAATATCTTCAAGCTGGGAACGAAGTATTCCGTGCCGCTCGAGGCCTTCTTCCTGGACAAGGACGGGCAGAAGAAGCCCATAATCATGGGGAGTTACGGCATAGGACCTGCCAGGATCGCTGCTGCTGCCCTTGAGCAGAACCATGACAAGGACGGCATCGTCTGGCCCCGGTCGATAGCGCCTTTCGATATTGAGCTCATTCCCCTCGGCGTAACCGATGCGCGGACTGTTGAAGTCGCCGAGATATTGTATAACGAGTTGAAAGCCGAGGGCCTCGCAGTGCTTGTCGATGACAGGGATGAGCGTCCCGGCGTAAAATTCAAGGATGCCGACCTTATCGGCATCCCCTTCCACGTGGTCATCGGCGAAAAGGGCTTGAAAGAAAACAGCGTGGAGATCAAGATCCGGCGTACGAGAGAGACGAGAAAGGTCCCGGTGTCATCTCTGAAACAGGAAGTTCTCACCCTGCTCAATGCATCGGGGATCTGA
- the mtaB gene encoding tRNA (N(6)-L-threonylcarbamoyladenosine(37)-C(2))-methylthiotransferase MtaB, whose amino-acid sequence MKVAILTLGCKTNQAESFHWEAFLGREGHRIVELEERPDICIINTCTVTAKADYQSRQLIQRALRNKARVIVTGCYAELRGDEIRKLDDTIRVVKNSDKQNIGALISSGTLTRTLALPVYPRQRPIVKVQDGCDFSCSYCAITMARGRSRSVLPEEVISEVRSYEAAGYGEIVLTGIHLGLYGLDLVPRLSLSGLLKKLLHATHKVRFRLSSLEIKEVNEEILDLLSDRRLCRHLHLSIQSGDDTVLSLMRRRYRREDLIAGLGSLVKRQPDCGLGADIIAGFPGEGEEEFRNTRELLEAFPFSYIHAFPYSRRPGTEASSYPGQVSDEVKKRRAEVLRAIGETKRTGFIQRQSSSGKTLEVIVEQKERNGFTATSDNYIKVFLDTSAYDGPLREGMLIFARLTGHHNGRALGMPINSGELLNK is encoded by the coding sequence ATGAAAGTAGCCATTCTCACGCTCGGGTGCAAGACCAACCAGGCCGAGAGCTTTCATTGGGAAGCTTTCCTCGGCAGGGAAGGGCACCGGATAGTCGAGCTTGAAGAGCGGCCCGATATCTGCATCATCAATACCTGCACTGTCACTGCCAAGGCCGATTACCAGTCGAGGCAGCTTATCCAGAGGGCCTTGAGGAATAAGGCCAGAGTCATAGTGACCGGCTGCTACGCAGAGCTCCGCGGGGACGAGATACGGAAGCTCGATGATACGATCCGGGTAGTCAAAAACAGCGATAAACAGAACATCGGCGCTCTTATCTCAAGCGGCACATTAACGCGGACGCTCGCACTGCCTGTTTATCCGCGGCAGCGCCCTATCGTCAAGGTCCAGGACGGGTGCGATTTTTCGTGCTCCTATTGTGCGATCACCATGGCGCGGGGGAGATCGAGGAGCGTTCTTCCTGAAGAGGTCATCAGTGAGGTCCGGTCGTATGAGGCTGCCGGATACGGGGAGATCGTACTGACCGGGATACACCTCGGCCTCTATGGCCTGGACCTCGTTCCGCGGCTCTCTCTTTCCGGCCTGTTGAAGAAGCTCTTGCATGCCACCCATAAGGTCCGCTTCAGGCTCAGCTCTCTCGAAATTAAAGAGGTGAATGAGGAAATCCTCGATCTCCTGAGTGACAGACGACTATGCAGGCATCTGCACCTCTCGATCCAGAGCGGCGACGACACCGTACTCTCTTTGATGAGGAGGAGGTATCGAAGAGAGGATCTCATTGCAGGGCTGGGGTCCCTGGTGAAAAGGCAGCCTGACTGCGGGCTCGGGGCAGACATCATCGCCGGATTCCCGGGAGAGGGCGAAGAGGAGTTCAGGAACACCAGGGAGCTTCTGGAAGCGTTTCCCTTTTCCTATATCCACGCATTCCCGTACTCGCGCCGTCCCGGCACCGAGGCCTCATCGTACCCGGGCCAGGTCTCTGACGAGGTCAAAAAACGTCGTGCAGAGGTATTGAGGGCGATCGGCGAGACGAAGCGGACCGGCTTCATTCAGAGGCAGAGCAGCTCCGGAAAGACCCTCGAGGTCATTGTCGAACAGAAAGAGCGTAATGGTTTTACAGCTACCTCCGATAATTATATAAAGGTGTTCCTCGATACGTCGGCATACGACGGACCGCTGCGCGAGGGAATGCTTATATTTGCGCGGCTTACGGGCCATCACAACGGGAGAGCCCTGGGAATGCCCATAAACTCCGGGGAACTCCTTAACAAATAA
- a CDS encoding UbiA family prenyltransferase, translating to MSVRAIKPFLELCRISNLPTVWTNVIAAVVLSVPEARWSLIGILALSLSSFYMGGMCLNDIYDREADRTGKPFRPLPSGRVPVRAAFYLTAMLFAAGLLLLLVIPYREALWAGFVLFIVIVLYDKFHKTHPASIMLMAMSRAMVFVIAGIAAAGAVTVTAAIAGVVQFCYTLLISTIARVENTRKERFPFPVIPAMIACISLIDGALMASFASPSWLLAGLAGALLTLAGQAYVRGD from the coding sequence CAAATGTCATCGCTGCCGTAGTCCTCTCTGTTCCGGAGGCCCGGTGGTCACTCATAGGTATCCTCGCGCTGTCCCTGTCTTCATTCTATATGGGAGGCATGTGCCTGAACGATATCTATGATCGGGAGGCAGACCGCACGGGAAAGCCCTTTCGCCCGCTTCCCTCCGGGAGAGTCCCGGTAAGGGCGGCCTTTTATCTCACCGCCATGCTCTTTGCTGCAGGGCTCCTGCTTCTTCTGGTTATCCCTTACCGGGAAGCGTTGTGGGCCGGGTTCGTTCTGTTCATCGTTATCGTCCTTTACGACAAGTTCCATAAGACTCACCCGGCCAGTATCATGCTCATGGCCATGAGCAGAGCGATGGTATTCGTCATAGCGGGGATAGCGGCGGCGGGGGCGGTGACGGTCACCGCAGCAATAGCGGGCGTGGTGCAGTTCTGCTATACCCTCCTGATCAGCACGATCGCACGGGTCGAAAATACAAGGAAAGAGCGTTTCCCGTTCCCTGTTATTCCTGCCATGATTGCATGCATCTCCCTTATCGATGGGGCGTTGATGGCCTCCTTTGCTTCCCCGTCATGGCTGTTGGCCGGTTTGGCAGGCGCACTGCTCACCCTAGCGGGACAGGCATATGTCCGGGGCGATTGA